One window from the genome of Paraneptunicella aestuarii encodes:
- a CDS encoding EamA family transporter gives MKLRDLIIAIALMCLWGLNFSVIKLGADQINPVLLTAMRFIFAVFPAIFFIARPNVSLKYLVAYGLSFGVGVWGMMTWSITLGLSAGMAGVLLQLSMVFGLLLGWLYLKETIQPQKKLGAMLALAGLAMSFMLQDGSVPPSALIFALIAGFSWSLTALIVKLSKTTQVFAFSVWGMLFAPVPLLFLAWVSHGSEVFIQLPQQMNGTVWFSILFQAYPTTLLGYWIWNKMVLKYPLSTTSLLTTLVPVFGILGSVVFYDEQLGATKLVACLLILSGLLVSQIQWSQLAAILRVKNRLRKRATTSS, from the coding sequence ATGAAACTGCGAGATTTAATCATTGCTATTGCTTTGATGTGTTTATGGGGTTTGAACTTTTCGGTCATTAAGTTAGGAGCCGATCAAATTAACCCGGTGTTATTAACCGCTATGCGTTTTATTTTTGCGGTATTTCCAGCCATCTTTTTTATAGCTCGGCCTAATGTCTCCCTAAAATATTTAGTCGCTTATGGTTTGAGCTTTGGTGTTGGCGTGTGGGGTATGATGACCTGGTCTATCACCTTGGGGCTTTCTGCCGGAATGGCTGGCGTGCTGTTGCAATTGAGTATGGTGTTTGGGTTGTTACTGGGTTGGCTTTATCTGAAAGAAACCATTCAGCCTCAGAAAAAGCTCGGCGCTATGTTAGCGCTTGCCGGGTTGGCGATGAGCTTTATGTTGCAGGATGGATCTGTGCCGCCGAGCGCTTTGATTTTCGCACTTATTGCCGGGTTTAGCTGGAGCCTGACGGCATTGATAGTGAAACTCTCTAAAACTACACAAGTCTTTGCTTTTAGTGTCTGGGGAATGTTGTTTGCGCCTGTTCCATTGTTATTTCTGGCCTGGGTTAGCCACGGTAGTGAAGTATTTATTCAATTACCGCAACAAATGAATGGCACGGTCTGGTTTTCTATTTTGTTTCAGGCTTACCCAACCACATTATTAGGGTACTGGATCTGGAATAAAATGGTGTTGAAGTATCCATTGTCGACCACTTCTTTGTTAACTACCTTGGTGCCTGTATTTGGTATTTTAGGCAGTGTTGTTTTTTATGATGAGCAATTGGGCGCAACAAAGCTGGTCGCTTGTTTGTTGATCCTGTCCGGGCTTTTGGTTAGTCAGATACAGTGGTCTCAACTGGCAGCAATATTACGTGTAAAAAACAGACTGCGTAAAAGAGCGACAACCTCCTCCTGA
- the rimM gene encoding ribosome maturation factor RimM (Essential for efficient processing of 16S rRNA) has translation MDNSTNTIVVGKIGAPHGIRGWVRINSYTEELEGIFNYSPWLISVQGEVKEYKVTSWKLQNKSVVAKLEGIDSRNDIELLKNADIEVSVEQLPELQDDDYYWRDLIGLNVVTESGYDMGTVEQLFETGANDVMMVKANMNDAYGAKQRMIPYLYDQVIKKVDLQAKSIIVDWDPGF, from the coding sequence ATGGATAACTCAACAAATACAATTGTGGTCGGCAAAATTGGTGCACCTCATGGTATTCGTGGCTGGGTTCGAATCAATTCATATACCGAGGAATTGGAAGGTATTTTCAATTATTCGCCTTGGCTGATTTCAGTTCAGGGGGAAGTAAAGGAATACAAGGTAACAAGTTGGAAACTCCAAAATAAAAGTGTTGTTGCCAAGCTGGAAGGAATCGACTCTCGTAATGATATTGAGTTGTTAAAGAATGCCGATATTGAGGTTTCTGTTGAACAGCTTCCGGAATTACAGGATGACGATTACTACTGGCGTGATTTGATTGGCCTGAATGTGGTCACTGAATCTGGCTACGACATGGGCACCGTGGAACAATTATTTGAGACCGGTGCTAATGACGTCATGATGGTTAAGGCCAACATGAATGATGCTTACGGAGCGAAACAACGAATGATCCCCTACTTATATGATCAAGTGATCAAAAAGGTGGATCTGCAAGCTAAGTCCATCATTGTGGATTGGGATCCTGGCTTTTAA
- a CDS encoding AbgT family transporter, with protein MASQSFVTRALDKVEKVGNKLPDPAVMFLISLIIVWVLSALLSGVSFSSLDPRTGEAVVVNNLLTGASLADFLSRMVTIFTGFAPLGVVLVAMLGVGVAEHSGFINAGLKRMLDSTPKALLTPSIILVALVSHTATDAGYVLVIPLAGVIFYAMGRHPLAGIAAAFAGVSGGFSANFIPSAIDPLLQSFTQSAAQIIDPAIQVNPLNNWFFNSASSILIVLLGWYLTDKVIEPRLQNTEIDGDPAEIPKFEELNAQQTKALRAATAVMVGGIVALVAILWPADSPMRAANGELTSFAAPVMRSIVPLIFLLFLLPGVVYGYIAGTFKTTRDVIGSMTKAMESMAYYVVMAFFCALFIDAFSKSNLGALLAIEGAQVLKAMNLPSMVTIVGLIFLTAFVNLFVGSSSAKWALLGPIFVPMLMQLNISPDLTQAAYRLGDSSSNIITPLMPYFPLVVVYCQRYVKSTGIGTLLSLMLPYCITIILAWTAFLLLYWGLGFPLGIQSSYIYPAG; from the coding sequence ATGGCAAGTCAATCTTTTGTAACCCGTGCCTTGGATAAGGTCGAGAAGGTGGGTAACAAGCTCCCGGATCCTGCTGTGATGTTTTTGATCAGCTTGATCATCGTGTGGGTGTTATCTGCATTACTTTCAGGAGTGAGTTTTTCCTCACTTGATCCACGAACTGGAGAAGCTGTCGTTGTTAATAATTTGCTGACAGGCGCTTCTTTAGCTGATTTTCTATCAAGAATGGTCACAATCTTCACTGGTTTTGCGCCATTAGGTGTTGTGCTGGTGGCGATGCTGGGTGTTGGTGTCGCTGAGCATTCAGGTTTTATCAATGCTGGTTTGAAGCGTATGCTCGATTCAACGCCTAAAGCATTGCTAACCCCTTCTATTATTCTGGTGGCTTTGGTCAGCCATACAGCGACTGATGCCGGTTATGTACTGGTTATTCCTCTTGCAGGTGTGATCTTCTACGCCATGGGGCGTCATCCTCTGGCGGGTATTGCGGCGGCTTTTGCTGGGGTAAGTGGCGGATTCAGCGCTAACTTTATTCCATCGGCGATAGACCCATTATTGCAAAGCTTTACTCAAAGCGCGGCTCAAATTATTGATCCGGCTATTCAGGTCAATCCGTTGAATAACTGGTTCTTCAACTCTGCTTCAAGCATTTTGATCGTGTTGTTGGGTTGGTATCTCACTGACAAGGTGATCGAACCTCGCCTTCAAAACACCGAAATTGACGGCGATCCTGCTGAAATCCCTAAATTTGAAGAACTGAACGCTCAACAAACCAAAGCCTTGCGCGCAGCGACGGCTGTCATGGTTGGCGGTATTGTGGCCCTGGTCGCCATTCTTTGGCCTGCGGATTCTCCCATGCGTGCTGCCAATGGTGAGCTAACCTCTTTTGCTGCACCTGTTATGCGCTCAATCGTGCCTTTGATATTTTTGCTGTTCTTATTGCCGGGCGTTGTTTATGGCTATATTGCAGGAACCTTTAAAACCACCAGAGACGTTATCGGTAGCATGACCAAAGCCATGGAAAGCATGGCCTATTATGTGGTCATGGCCTTCTTCTGCGCCTTGTTTATTGATGCTTTCAGCAAATCCAATTTGGGAGCATTGTTGGCAATTGAAGGGGCTCAGGTGTTGAAAGCCATGAACCTGCCCAGCATGGTGACAATCGTTGGATTAATCTTCTTAACTGCATTTGTGAACCTGTTTGTGGGCTCATCGTCTGCGAAATGGGCACTATTGGGGCCGATATTCGTACCTATGTTGATGCAATTGAACATTTCTCCTGATTTAACTCAAGCTGCTTATCGTTTGGGGGATTCCTCTTCCAATATTATTACCCCATTAATGCCTTATTTCCCATTAGTGGTGGTGTATTGCCAGCGTTATGTGAAATCTACCGGCATTGGTACTTTGTTATCACTTATGTTGCCGTACTGCATCACTATTATTCTGGCGTGGACAGCCTTCTTGCTGCTTTATTGGGGCTTGGGTTTCCCTCTAGGTATTCAGTCCAGCTACATTTATCCAGCAGGGTAA
- a CDS encoding 3-deoxy-7-phosphoheptulonate synthase, producing MNMAHVDNVHISSENVLVTPLQLQEELPVSDKALEKIEESRKIISDIIHRRDHRLLVVSGPCSIHDIEAAKEYALKLKELHEVCKDTLFIVMRVYFEKPRTTVGWKGLINDPNIDGSFDIESGLRKARELLIWLAELELPVATEALDPISPQYLAEFFSWSAIGARTSESQTHREMASGLSMPVGFKNGTDGSLDIAINALRSAASPHSFMGINKQGQVSIINTQGNGDGHIILRGGKQPNYDSVCVSDCEEILNENKLSAGLVIDCSHANSSRDYRRQVPVAMNVINQILEGNQSIIGIMLESHLKEGSQSSTNKSKDELEYGVSITDACINWKTTSDLLHQAREKLITVLPMRLNKRNQAL from the coding sequence ATGAATATGGCGCACGTAGATAATGTCCACATCTCCTCAGAGAATGTATTAGTTACTCCTTTGCAATTGCAGGAAGAGCTTCCAGTTAGTGATAAGGCATTGGAAAAGATCGAAGAATCCAGAAAGATCATTTCCGATATTATTCATCGCCGCGATCACCGTTTGTTAGTGGTTTCCGGCCCTTGCTCCATTCACGATATTGAGGCTGCAAAAGAATATGCGCTGAAATTGAAAGAGTTGCATGAAGTCTGTAAAGACACTTTGTTCATTGTGATGAGAGTGTATTTTGAAAAGCCAAGAACAACGGTGGGTTGGAAAGGGTTGATTAATGATCCCAATATCGACGGTAGTTTCGATATTGAAAGCGGCTTGCGTAAAGCGCGTGAATTGTTGATTTGGTTGGCGGAGCTTGAACTGCCTGTTGCAACAGAAGCGCTGGATCCGATCAGCCCTCAGTATCTGGCAGAGTTTTTCAGTTGGTCTGCCATTGGAGCACGTACCTCTGAGTCTCAAACTCACCGTGAAATGGCCAGTGGTTTGTCGATGCCGGTTGGTTTTAAAAACGGCACTGATGGCAGCTTGGATATCGCGATTAATGCATTACGCTCTGCTGCGTCGCCACATAGTTTTATGGGCATTAACAAGCAGGGGCAGGTGAGTATTATTAACACTCAGGGGAACGGAGATGGGCATATTATTCTGCGTGGTGGAAAACAGCCAAATTATGACTCTGTGTGCGTGTCTGACTGCGAAGAGATTTTAAATGAAAACAAGTTGTCGGCAGGTTTGGTAATTGATTGTAGCCATGCTAATTCCTCCAGAGATTATCGCCGTCAGGTTCCAGTGGCCATGAACGTGATTAACCAGATCCTGGAAGGTAATCAGTCGATTATCGGGATCATGTTGGAAAGTCATTTGAAAGAAGGTAGTCAATCAAGCACCAATAAGTCTAAAGATGAGCTGGAATATGGGGTGTCGATTACTGATGCTTGTATTAATTGGAAAACAACGTCCGATTTATTGCATCAAGCGCGCGAGAAATTGATTACAGTATTGCCTATGCGTTTGAATAAGCGTAATCAGGCGCTTTAA
- the ffh gene encoding signal recognition particle protein: MFENLTERLGQTLRNVTGRGRLTEDNIKDAMREVRMALLEADVALPVVKEVVANIKEQALGVEVTKSLNPGQVFIKIVQSQLEKIMGEVNEGLNLAAQPPAIVLMAGLQGAGKTTSVAKLARFLQERQKKKVLLVSADVYRPAAIKQLETLANEVNAGFFPSSTDQKPVDIANAAIDHARKQFYDVVMVDTAGRLAIDDAMMAEIQEIHKAIKPIETLFVVDAMTGQDAANTAKAFNEALPLTGVILTKTDGDARGGAALSVRHITGKPIKFLGVGEKTEALEPFHPERVASRILGMGDVLSLIEEVERKVDKSKAAKLAQKVQKGKGFDLQDFKEQLEQMRNMGGMMGMLDKLPGMGAMTDKIKDQANEKSFNQMEAIINSMTPAERERPDIIKGSRKKRIAAGSGTQIQDVNRLLKQFTQMQKMMKKMSGGGAKKMMRQMQSMMPPGGLPGGLGGMFRK; the protein is encoded by the coding sequence ATGTTTGAGAATTTAACCGAACGCCTTGGACAAACGTTAAGAAACGTCACTGGTCGAGGTCGATTGACAGAAGACAATATTAAAGATGCCATGCGTGAAGTGCGCATGGCGTTGCTTGAAGCCGACGTTGCCTTGCCAGTTGTTAAGGAAGTGGTTGCCAACATTAAAGAGCAAGCACTTGGCGTTGAAGTCACTAAAAGCCTGAATCCTGGGCAGGTCTTCATCAAGATCGTTCAATCCCAACTCGAAAAGATTATGGGGGAAGTGAACGAAGGTTTGAATTTGGCAGCTCAACCGCCTGCGATTGTGTTGATGGCAGGTTTGCAAGGTGCGGGTAAAACAACCAGTGTTGCCAAGTTAGCGCGTTTTCTGCAAGAGCGTCAGAAAAAGAAAGTATTGTTGGTCAGTGCTGACGTATACCGCCCTGCTGCGATCAAGCAGTTGGAAACCTTGGCGAATGAGGTCAATGCTGGATTTTTCCCATCTTCGACGGATCAAAAGCCTGTCGATATCGCCAATGCGGCTATCGACCATGCGCGTAAGCAATTTTACGATGTTGTTATGGTGGATACTGCCGGTCGTTTAGCCATTGATGATGCGATGATGGCCGAAATTCAGGAAATCCATAAGGCTATTAAACCCATTGAAACCTTGTTTGTGGTTGATGCCATGACAGGTCAAGATGCGGCGAATACCGCTAAAGCCTTCAATGAAGCCTTGCCACTGACCGGTGTGATCCTGACCAAAACAGACGGTGATGCGCGTGGTGGTGCGGCGTTATCTGTTCGTCATATTACCGGTAAGCCAATCAAGTTCCTGGGTGTTGGCGAGAAAACCGAAGCGTTAGAGCCTTTCCATCCTGAGCGTGTGGCTTCCCGTATTTTGGGCATGGGCGATGTACTCAGTTTGATTGAAGAAGTTGAACGTAAAGTTGATAAAAGCAAAGCCGCCAAGCTTGCTCAAAAGGTGCAAAAAGGCAAAGGCTTTGATTTACAAGACTTTAAAGAGCAACTTGAGCAAATGCGTAATATGGGCGGCATGATGGGTATGTTGGACAAGCTTCCAGGTATGGGGGCGATGACCGACAAGATTAAAGATCAGGCTAATGAAAAGAGCTTTAATCAAATGGAAGCCATTATTAATTCCATGACCCCTGCCGAACGTGAACGCCCTGACATTATCAAAGGTTCGCGCAAGAAGCGTATTGCAGCCGGTTCTGGTACTCAAATTCAGGATGTGAATCGTCTGTTGAAGCAATTTACTCAAATGCAGAAGATGATGAAGAAAATGTCGGGTGGCGGCGCCAAGAAGATGATGCGCCAGATGCAAAGCATGATGCCTCCGGGCGGTTTACCCGGCGGTTTGGGTGGAATGTTCAGGAAGTAA
- a CDS encoding MAPEG family protein, with amino-acid sequence MESNIALLQPVVLLVLWSLIMWLWMYATRIPAIISAKMKLDPNAPSGSQMAQLPANVRWKADNYNHLMEQPTIFYAIVLALVFLGNNSDLSIYAAWAYTVLRIIHSLVQVTINKIELRFAIFVLSNVPLFVLTINAALRVFA; translated from the coding sequence ATGGAGTCGAATATTGCTTTACTACAACCCGTGGTGTTGCTGGTGTTGTGGTCACTCATTATGTGGTTGTGGATGTATGCTACCCGCATTCCCGCTATCATTTCTGCCAAGATGAAACTGGATCCCAATGCCCCTTCGGGCTCTCAAATGGCGCAGCTACCTGCGAATGTGCGTTGGAAGGCCGACAATTATAACCATTTGATGGAACAACCCACCATTTTCTACGCCATCGTGTTGGCTTTGGTTTTTCTTGGTAATAACAGTGACTTAAGCATATATGCAGCTTGGGCTTACACTGTGTTACGCATTATCCATAGCTTGGTGCAAGTCACCATTAACAAAATTGAATTGCGATTTGCCATATTCGTTCTGTCGAACGTGCCTTTATTTGTACTAACCATCAATGCGGCGTTAAGAGTTTTTGCCTAA
- the trmD gene encoding tRNA (guanosine(37)-N1)-methyltransferase TrmD, protein MTTSKWFGLVTLFPEMFHAFTEQGVTGRAVQSGLLQVECINPRDFTHDKHRTVDDRPYGGGPGMLMMVQPLSDAIEAAKQSAQGKAKVIYMSPQGKPLTQQKVKELALLDSLVLVAGRYEGIDERVIQSHIDEEISIGDYVLSGGELPAMVLMDAVSRLVPGVLGHAQSADEDSFNNGLLDCPHYTRPEILDGEPVPKVLLSGNHEKIRQWRLKQSLGRTWLRRPELLSNLALTEEQERLLKEYQQEHLQQNDS, encoded by the coding sequence ATGACAACATCCAAATGGTTTGGGCTAGTCACGCTCTTTCCCGAGATGTTTCATGCGTTTACCGAGCAAGGAGTGACAGGGAGAGCAGTGCAGAGTGGTTTGTTACAAGTAGAGTGTATTAATCCTCGCGATTTCACTCACGACAAGCACCGCACTGTTGATGATCGCCCTTACGGCGGTGGTCCAGGGATGCTAATGATGGTGCAACCTTTAAGTGATGCCATTGAAGCAGCGAAACAGTCTGCACAAGGTAAAGCGAAAGTGATTTACATGTCGCCGCAGGGAAAACCCCTAACGCAACAGAAAGTGAAAGAGCTGGCTTTACTGGATTCTTTGGTGTTGGTTGCGGGCCGATATGAAGGCATTGATGAACGAGTGATTCAAAGCCACATCGACGAAGAAATCTCTATAGGGGATTACGTGTTGAGTGGTGGTGAACTTCCTGCGATGGTACTGATGGATGCGGTATCGAGATTGGTTCCAGGAGTACTGGGACATGCACAATCGGCAGACGAAGATTCATTTAATAATGGGCTGTTGGACTGCCCTCATTATACTCGTCCTGAAATATTGGATGGTGAGCCTGTACCGAAAGTGTTGCTTAGCGGCAATCATGAAAAAATTAGGCAGTGGCGTTTAAAACAATCGCTGGGAAGAACCTGGCTTAGACGTCCTGAATTGTTAAGTAATCTAGCTCTGACTGAGGAGCAAGAGCGCTTGTTGAAAGAATATCAACAAGAGCATTTGCAGCAAAATGACAGTTAA
- a CDS encoding aminotransferase-like domain-containing protein, translating to MRYKEIAEHIIQDIRSSKLHIGAKMPSLRHMAKLQNVSMTTMLNSYHLLEELGWIVAKPQSGFYISRPLSDQSTPETPQFQSQIKSLSANDYSGSCYQEFRQSGPLGISRIAPELMPTLMLQRSLKRSISNFAEALHEYPETQGNQRLREVLSRHFSSHGFPILANDLVITNGCINAIQFALEATTKPGDSVAISSPCFSGLLELLALMDRKVIELPCTSEGIDLTQLEKHILQGNAQAGLFSTSHMNPQGMSLSQEQKQALAELANKHQFPVIEDDVYIELSHSKNMPLPAKYWDKGGYILWCSSVSKTLSPGFRVGWCIPGIYKDAMIKRVAVSQLGLNTPVQVGLADFINTGQYQQHLNKLRTFLTLNVQEYIALLRQQLPENAAISSPQGGTVLWLQIPGLHCKKLQKAAQENDLDIRIGASFTTLSLYQDCLRINAGWPLDDKIREKLNKLCELIRNHTAC from the coding sequence ATGCGCTATAAAGAGATCGCTGAGCACATTATTCAAGACATTCGTAGCAGTAAGCTGCATATTGGTGCAAAAATGCCGTCTCTACGACATATGGCCAAACTGCAAAATGTCAGTATGACAACCATGCTAAACAGTTATCATCTGTTGGAAGAATTGGGCTGGATTGTTGCCAAACCGCAGTCCGGTTTTTACATTTCTCGCCCATTATCGGATCAAAGCACACCCGAAACACCACAGTTTCAAAGTCAGATAAAAAGCCTGTCAGCCAATGATTATTCAGGAAGCTGCTATCAGGAATTTCGCCAATCTGGCCCTTTAGGCATATCCCGCATTGCGCCTGAACTGATGCCAACATTAATGTTACAGCGCAGCCTGAAACGCAGCATTAGCAACTTCGCCGAAGCACTACATGAATACCCGGAAACACAAGGCAACCAACGCTTACGCGAAGTCCTTTCCAGGCATTTTAGCTCGCACGGGTTCCCAATCCTCGCGAATGATCTGGTGATCACCAATGGTTGTATCAATGCTATTCAATTCGCGCTGGAAGCCACCACAAAACCGGGCGATAGCGTGGCTATCAGTTCCCCCTGTTTTAGTGGCTTATTGGAACTGTTAGCACTGATGGACAGAAAAGTCATAGAACTCCCCTGCACCTCTGAAGGCATCGATCTAACTCAGTTGGAAAAACATATTCTACAAGGCAATGCTCAAGCGGGATTATTTAGCACATCGCACATGAATCCGCAGGGCATGAGCCTGTCTCAAGAGCAAAAACAGGCATTGGCTGAACTGGCTAACAAGCATCAATTTCCAGTGATTGAAGATGATGTTTATATTGAGCTTTCTCATAGTAAGAATATGCCTTTACCTGCCAAATATTGGGACAAAGGTGGCTATATATTGTGGTGTTCATCGGTATCGAAAACACTCTCGCCAGGGTTTAGGGTTGGCTGGTGTATTCCTGGTATCTACAAAGATGCCATGATCAAAAGAGTCGCAGTAAGCCAACTAGGTTTGAATACGCCAGTGCAAGTGGGCTTGGCTGACTTCATCAACACAGGGCAGTATCAACAGCACTTAAACAAGCTACGCACCTTTTTAACCTTAAATGTTCAGGAGTATATTGCCTTGCTGCGTCAACAACTCCCGGAAAACGCGGCTATTAGTTCGCCCCAAGGCGGCACAGTGCTGTGGTTGCAAATACCCGGTTTGCACTGCAAAAAGCTACAAAAAGCCGCGCAGGAAAATGATCTGGATATCAGGATTGGTGCGTCATTTACCACGCTTTCGCTGTATCAGGATTGCTTAAGAATTAACGCCGGATGGCCTTTAGATGACAAAATTAGAGAGAAATTAAACAAGCTGTGTGAACTCATCAGAAATCACACAGCTTGCTAA
- the rpsP gene encoding 30S ribosomal protein S16, with protein MVTIRLQRGGAKKRPFYQVVVADSRCPRDGRFIENIGFFNPTARGLEEKVRLDLERVEHWVSHGAAMSDRVKRLVKDVKKAAA; from the coding sequence ATGGTAACTATTCGTTTACAACGTGGTGGCGCTAAAAAGCGTCCTTTTTATCAAGTGGTCGTGGCTGACAGCCGCTGTCCTCGTGATGGCCGATTCATTGAAAACATCGGCTTCTTTAACCCAACTGCGCGTGGTCTGGAAGAAAAAGTTCGTCTTGACCTTGAGCGTGTAGAACATTGGGTTAGTCACGGTGCAGCTATGTCTGACCGTGTTAAGCGTTTGGTAAAAGACGTTAAAAAAGCAGCAGCTTAA
- the rplS gene encoding 50S ribosomal protein L19, which yields MSKVNQDIIKRIEAEQLKSDVPAFGPGDTVIVQVRVKEGEKERLQAYEGVVIAKKNRGLHSAFTVRKISGGEGVERVFQTHSKSVASIEVKRRGAVRRAKLYYLRGRTGKAARIKEKLN from the coding sequence ATGAGCAAAGTTAATCAAGACATCATCAAGCGTATCGAAGCAGAACAATTGAAATCTGATGTACCGGCATTTGGCCCTGGTGACACAGTTATTGTTCAAGTACGCGTTAAAGAAGGTGAAAAAGAGCGTCTTCAGGCTTATGAAGGCGTAGTTATTGCCAAGAAGAATCGCGGTCTACACTCAGCGTTCACAGTTCGTAAAATTTCTGGCGGTGAAGGCGTTGAGCGTGTATTCCAAACTCACAGTAAATCAGTTGCTTCAATTGAAGTGAAACGTCGTGGTGCTGTACGTCGTGCCAAGCTGTACTACTTGCGTGGTCGCACTGGTAAGGCTGCTCGTATCAAAGAGAAGTTGAACTAA
- the tyrA gene encoding bifunctional chorismate mutase/prephenate dehydrogenase — MTDISLDALRQQIDQLDSQLVELLAKRSQLTQQVGKYKSQVGLPIYVPSREAELLAKRRQQAEDKGVSADLIEDVLRRIIRESYQTQNNSYLCANPDAGRVVIIGGGGALGSLFVSMFGRSGYQVDVIEQDDWDSASEKFKQAGLVLVSVPIRVTQQVIKQLSNLPEHCILADITSVKSEPLQAMMKAHKGPVVGLHPMFGPGIKSFAKQVVVACEGRKPEEYQWLLEQIKIWGAAVFYTEAQQHDDAMAFIQVMRHFSSFVYGAHLAEEDPDLDLLVSLSSPIYRLELAMVGRLFAQDPVLYADIIFSNQKSIGLLKRFRERLDKYLKLVESGNKEGFIEQFRDIATWFGDYSKQCLQDSEKLLLKADDDRTLSTGI, encoded by the coding sequence ATGACCGATATTTCACTGGATGCATTACGTCAACAAATCGACCAACTGGATAGCCAGTTGGTTGAGTTGCTGGCAAAACGCTCGCAGCTAACACAGCAAGTGGGAAAATATAAAAGTCAGGTAGGGCTACCGATTTATGTTCCTAGCCGTGAAGCGGAATTGCTGGCTAAGCGACGTCAACAGGCGGAAGACAAAGGCGTTTCAGCCGATTTAATTGAAGATGTATTGCGACGGATAATCCGCGAATCGTATCAAACTCAGAACAACAGCTATTTGTGCGCTAATCCTGACGCTGGTCGAGTGGTTATTATCGGTGGTGGCGGTGCTTTGGGTAGCCTGTTTGTGAGTATGTTTGGTCGTAGTGGATATCAGGTCGACGTGATTGAACAGGACGATTGGGATAGCGCATCAGAAAAATTCAAGCAGGCTGGACTTGTGCTGGTATCCGTTCCGATTCGAGTGACGCAACAGGTCATTAAACAGCTCTCAAACTTGCCTGAGCATTGTATTCTTGCCGATATCACCAGTGTGAAGTCAGAGCCTTTGCAAGCCATGATGAAGGCGCACAAAGGCCCGGTTGTAGGCTTGCACCCAATGTTTGGCCCCGGCATTAAAAGCTTTGCCAAACAAGTTGTGGTGGCCTGTGAAGGTCGCAAGCCTGAAGAGTATCAGTGGCTGCTTGAGCAGATTAAGATTTGGGGAGCCGCAGTATTTTACACCGAAGCACAGCAGCATGACGATGCCATGGCGTTTATTCAGGTAATGCGCCATTTCAGCAGCTTTGTGTATGGCGCTCATTTGGCAGAAGAAGATCCGGATTTGGATTTACTGGTGTCGCTCAGCTCACCCATTTATCGACTGGAATTGGCAATGGTAGGGCGCTTGTTTGCTCAGGATCCGGTTCTGTACGCAGACATTATCTTTTCCAATCAGAAAAGCATTGGCTTATTAAAGCGCTTTAGAGAGCGTTTAGACAAGTACCTGAAACTGGTTGAATCCGGCAACAAAGAAGGCTTTATTGAACAGTTTAGAGATATTGCCACCTGGTTTGGCGACTATTCAAAACAGTGTTTACAGGATAGCGAGAAGTTATTGCTTAAAGCGGATGACGATCGAACGTTAAGTACCGGGATTTGA